In Pecten maximus chromosome 10, xPecMax1.1, whole genome shotgun sequence, one genomic interval encodes:
- the LOC117336582 gene encoding putative nuclease HARBI1, whose product MADNVLNIGLVSFLIADSELQDDESTRRDKVMAQGGRGGGGVFPRQKVFEHSFFFCRLREKRYKIEGFYEETINMYLPDTFKRFFRISRETFEILLQHLIPLMGTRTHPGGRPEVPTEKKILMTLRYMASQETTLELSHRFDVSESTFLRARSEVIDIINNHLLVKFRKWPENGELPDIAQTIDDLGRYNFPNVVGAVDGCHIPIEAPNRNPQSYYNRKKFHSIILQGVCRENRMFININVGWPGRVHDAKVLRNSQLWGFGFRKCRNGQFHLLGDAAYPIRRWLLTPYRDTGHLSRKEMAYNRALSSKRQVIERAFALLKGRFRRLKYINVRSIIQICRIITCACVLHNICILHHDGMEDFLSDDVDEVDAGDGGIRQIIENDAEGVMKRLVITNQLRN is encoded by the exons atggcGGACAATGTGCTAAATATCGGTCTTGTAAGTTTCTTGATCGCCGATTCCGAGCTGCAGGATGACGAGAGCACACGGAGAGACAAGGTGATGGCT caaggggggaggggggggggaggtgTATTCCCAAGACAAAAAGTTTTTGAgcattcttttttcttttgcaGGTTAAGAGAAAAGAGGTACAAGATTGAAGGCTTTTACGAAGAAACAATTAACATGTATCTTCCAGACACGTTCAAAAGATTTTTTCGTATTTCAAgagaaacatttgaaatattgctGCAGCATTTAATCCCATTGATGGGCACCAGGACTCATCCAGGTGGAAGACCAGAAGTTCCAACTGAGAAGAAAATTTTAATGACTTTAAGATATATGGCTTCACAAGAAACAACCCTAGAACTAAGCCATCGGTTTGATGTCTCTGAATCCACTTTTTTACGTGCAAGGAGTGAAGTTATCGACATCATAAATAACCATTTACTCGTAAAGTTCAGAAAATGGCCAGAAAATGGCGAACTTCCAGACATTGCCCAAACAATTGATGATCTTGGGCGGTACAACTTTCCCAATGTTGTGGGAGCGGTGGACGGTTGCCATATCCCAATTGAAGCACCAAATAGAAATCCTCAGTCATATTACAATCGAAAAAAATTCCATTCAATAATCCTCCAAGGGGTTTGTCGAGAGAATCGGATGTTCATCAACATAAACGTTGGTTGGCCTGGCCGAGTTCATGATGCTAAGGTGCTACGAAATTCACAGTTATGGGGCTTTGGTTTTAGGAAGTGCAGAAATGGTCAGTTCCATTTACTTGGTGATGCAGCGTACCCAATTCGACGGTGGCTTCTCACACCATACAGAGACACTGGACATTTGAGTCGCAAAGAAATGGCATACAATAGGGCACTTTCATCAAAGAGGCAAGTTATAGAAAGGGCATTTGCCTTGCTTAAAGGTCGTTTCAGAAGACTGAAGTACATAAATGTCAGGAGTATTATCCAGATTTGCCGAATCATTACTTGCGCTTGTGTTTTGCATAACATCTGTATTCTGCACCATGACGGCATGGAAGATTTTTTATCGGATGATGTGGATGAAGTTGATGCCGGTGATGGTGGGATCCGACAAATAATAGAGAATGACGCAGAAGGCGTTATGAAACGGCTGGTTATCACAAATCAACTGCGAAACTGA
- the LOC117336194 gene encoding uncharacterized protein LOC117336194 encodes MSEVEDATSIEQSSSGYSTSTSNSSTTLDESGSYDDLPDIVDTEPTATPANTPTQPWSEASEKLILSLYQQIEDKKIPTKGKWKVICNKMQEKGYYYTSEQCRLKVKALKERHLKLQRNKSGEGAPEDKLEDFMENIFSGQADVHPEIVLDSENKEDQNTPAAAASDTFSDSTPELPKAKRRRSGVQEMMDYLQEQDKAAERRHHERLDLVKELISVFKSK; translated from the exons ATGAGCGAAGTTGAAGATGCTACAAGTATTGAACAGAGTTCATCAGGATATTCTACCAGTACAAGTAACAGTAGCACTACCTTGGACGAGTCTGGGTCCTATGATGACTTGCCAGACATAGTAGACACCGAGCCTACTGCAACCCCTGCAAATACCCCAACTCAACCCTGGAGTGAGGCCTCCGAAAAActtatattgtcattatatcAACAGATAGAAGACAAAAAAATCCCAACCAAGGGTAAATGGAAAGTAATTTGTAATAAAATGCAGGAAAAAGGATATTATTACACATCAGAACAGTGTCGCCTTAAAGTCAAGGCACTCAAAGAGAGGCATCTGAAGCTACAGAGGAACAAAAGTGGTGAGGGGGCACCAGAGGACAAACTGGAAGATTTCATGGAAAATATATTTAGTGGACAGGCAGATGTTCATCCAGAGATAGTTCTTGATTCAGAAAATAAAG AAGACCAAAATACTCCGGCAGCAGCAGCAAGCGACACTTTCTCCGATTCAACTCctg AGCTGCCAAAAGCAAAACGTCGAAGATCGGGAGTCCAGGAAATGATGGACTACCTCCAAGAACAAGACAAAGCAGCGGAAAGGAGGCACCACGAAAGATTAGATTTGGTCAAGGAACTTATTTCTGTGTTCAAATCAAAATAG